One window from the genome of Serinibacter salmoneus encodes:
- the scpB gene encoding SMC-Scp complex subunit ScpB — translation MTERQPVHQATPDAADLPDPAELPGGEAAVLEAILAVVDEPISTARIAAVLGTSHAEAHTLALSLAAQYRGEDGSRPRGFELREVDGAWRLYSAPAYSAFVRHLVLEGQTARLTQASLETLAVIAYRQPVTRGRIAAVRGVNVDGVVRTLLGRGLIEEAGRDGEGGAVLYRTTTYFLERMGLSDLGDLPPLAPYLPEIDELDGSDLR, via the coding sequence GTGACTGAACGGCAGCCGGTACACCAGGCCACCCCTGACGCGGCCGATCTTCCCGACCCCGCTGAGTTGCCGGGCGGTGAGGCCGCCGTGCTCGAGGCGATCCTCGCGGTCGTGGACGAGCCCATCAGCACCGCCCGGATCGCGGCGGTGCTCGGCACCAGCCACGCCGAGGCGCACACCCTGGCGCTCTCGCTGGCCGCGCAGTACCGCGGTGAGGACGGCTCCCGGCCCCGCGGCTTCGAACTGCGGGAGGTCGACGGCGCCTGGCGGCTCTACTCCGCCCCCGCCTACTCCGCGTTCGTGCGCCACCTCGTGCTGGAGGGACAGACGGCGCGGCTGACGCAGGCGTCCCTGGAGACGCTCGCGGTCATCGCCTACCGGCAGCCCGTCACGCGGGGGAGGATCGCGGCCGTGCGTGGGGTGAACGTGGACGGCGTGGTGCGCACACTCCTGGGGCGTGGACTGATCGAGGAGGCGGGACGCGACGGCGAGGGCGGCGCCGTGTTGTACCGCACCACCACCTACTTCCTGGAGCGGATGGGGCTGTCGGATCTCGGGGATCTCCCGCCGCTGGCGCCCTACCTGCCCGAGATCGACGAACTGGACGGGAGCGACCTACGGTGA
- a CDS encoding segregation and condensation protein A: protein MNSSPAATSPEDRSPDRTAQGSGGFEVNLENFSGPFDLLLSLIAKHKMDVTEVALAVVTDDFIAHLAAQGTWELDTASEFLVIGATLLDLKAARLLPGADTEDPEDMELLEARDLLFARLLQYRAYKQVAADLGDRWERAAHSFPRAVALEEEFAALLPELVLAIGPQDLARLAARALTPRPEPVVGISHLHTAVSVAEQAAVLTARLRRVRAATFAELTADADGAGVVVARFLALLDLYRRAAVDFEQAESLGTLTVTWTGGAAEVVVSSEFDEPITSPGD, encoded by the coding sequence GTGAACTCGTCTCCCGCGGCGACGTCGCCTGAGGACCGCAGCCCGGACCGCACCGCGCAAGGTTCCGGCGGCTTCGAGGTCAACCTCGAGAACTTCTCCGGACCGTTCGACCTGCTGCTCTCGCTGATCGCGAAGCACAAGATGGACGTCACCGAGGTGGCGCTGGCGGTCGTCACCGACGACTTCATCGCCCATCTCGCGGCACAGGGCACCTGGGAACTGGACACCGCGAGTGAGTTCCTCGTGATCGGCGCCACCCTGCTCGACCTCAAGGCTGCCCGGCTGCTGCCCGGAGCCGACACCGAGGACCCCGAGGACATGGAACTCCTGGAGGCTCGCGACCTGCTGTTCGCGCGGCTGCTGCAGTACCGCGCGTACAAGCAGGTGGCGGCCGACCTCGGGGACCGGTGGGAGCGTGCCGCGCACTCCTTCCCCCGTGCGGTGGCCCTGGAGGAGGAGTTCGCGGCGCTGTTGCCGGAGTTGGTCCTGGCCATCGGCCCCCAGGACCTGGCCAGGCTGGCGGCACGCGCGTTGACGCCACGGCCGGAACCCGTGGTGGGGATCAGCCACCTGCACACCGCGGTGAGCGTCGCCGAACAGGCCGCCGTGCTGACCGCGCGGCTGCGCCGTGTGCGGGCGGCGACCTTCGCGGAACTGACGGCGGATGCGGACGGTGCGGGCGTCGTCGTCGCGAGGTTCCTGGCGCTGCTGGACCTCTACCGCCGGGCGGCGGTCGATTTCGAGCAGGCCGAGAGCCTCGGCACCCTGACCGTGACCTGGACCGGGGGAGCGGCCGAGGTGGTGGTCTCCTCGGAGTTCGACGAGCCGATAACCTCACCTGGTGACTGA
- the der gene encoding ribosome biogenesis GTPase Der produces MSESEHPDGAPITDEHPDEHESTLDGVSLADRLTESEEDLRASEVMRAGLEAYELGEEDQAVLSGVRELDPDEVPDSSLPVLAVVGRPNVGKSTLVNRILGRREAVVQDTPGVTRDRVRYRAEWAGRPFILVDTGGWEHDARGLDGRVAQQAEIAISLADAVMFVVDATVGPTSTDEHVVRVLRRSGKPALLVANKVDSHRDEADAATLWGLGLGQPYPVSALHGRGSGDLLDAAMLLLPDVTAVGGQLPAGGPRRVALVGRPNVGKSSLLNSILGQQRVVVDDVAGTTRDPVDELVDVGGQPWVFVDTAGIRRRVNQTQGADFYASLRTQAAIEKAEVAVVLIDASTPMTEQDIRVVQMAVDAGRALVIAYNKWDLVDEDRRPFLEREIERELVQITWAPRVNISARTRWHVDRLAKHLDAALEGWETRIPTGRLNSFLGELAAAHPHPVRGGKQPRILFGTQADTRPPRFVLFATGFLEHGYRRFIERRLREEFGFVGTPIEISMRVREKRKNRR; encoded by the coding sequence GTGAGTGAGTCAGAACACCCCGACGGCGCCCCGATCACCGACGAGCACCCGGACGAACACGAGTCCACGCTCGACGGCGTGAGCCTCGCCGACCGCCTGACCGAGTCCGAGGAGGACCTGAGGGCGAGCGAGGTCATGCGCGCGGGCCTCGAGGCCTACGAGCTCGGCGAGGAGGACCAGGCCGTCCTGTCCGGGGTGCGCGAACTGGACCCCGATGAGGTGCCCGACTCCTCGCTCCCGGTGCTCGCCGTCGTCGGCCGGCCGAACGTGGGTAAGTCCACGCTCGTCAACCGCATCCTCGGGCGCCGCGAGGCCGTGGTGCAGGACACCCCGGGTGTCACCCGGGACCGGGTGCGCTACCGCGCCGAATGGGCCGGCCGCCCCTTCATCCTCGTGGACACCGGGGGCTGGGAGCACGACGCCCGCGGCCTGGACGGCAGGGTGGCGCAGCAGGCGGAGATCGCGATCTCGCTGGCGGATGCGGTGATGTTCGTCGTGGATGCCACCGTGGGTCCCACCAGCACCGACGAGCACGTGGTGCGGGTGCTGCGCCGTTCGGGCAAGCCCGCGCTGCTCGTGGCCAACAAGGTCGACTCCCATCGGGACGAGGCGGACGCCGCCACCCTGTGGGGCCTCGGCCTGGGGCAGCCCTACCCGGTCTCCGCCCTGCACGGGCGGGGCAGTGGTGACCTGCTGGACGCCGCGATGCTGCTGCTGCCCGACGTGACCGCGGTCGGCGGCCAACTGCCGGCCGGCGGACCGCGCCGGGTGGCGCTGGTGGGCCGTCCGAACGTCGGGAAGTCCTCGCTGCTGAACTCGATCCTGGGTCAGCAGCGCGTGGTGGTCGACGACGTGGCCGGCACCACCCGCGACCCCGTGGACGAACTGGTGGACGTGGGCGGGCAGCCGTGGGTGTTCGTCGACACCGCCGGGATCCGGCGCCGGGTCAATCAGACCCAGGGCGCGGACTTCTACGCCTCATTGCGCACCCAGGCCGCGATCGAGAAGGCCGAGGTGGCGGTGGTGCTCATCGACGCCAGCACCCCGATGACCGAGCAGGACATCCGGGTGGTGCAGATGGCGGTGGACGCCGGCCGCGCGCTGGTGATCGCCTACAACAAATGGGACCTCGTGGACGAGGACCGCCGCCCGTTCCTGGAGCGGGAGATCGAACGCGAACTCGTCCAGATCACCTGGGCGCCGCGGGTGAACATCTCCGCGCGCACCCGCTGGCACGTGGACCGGCTCGCCAAGCACCTGGACGCCGCGCTGGAGGGGTGGGAGACCCGCATCCCCACGGGCCGGTTGAACTCCTTCCTCGGCGAGCTTGCCGCCGCGCACCCGCACCCGGTGCGAGGCGGCAAGCAGCCGCGGATCCTGTTCGGGACCCAGGCCGACACCCGGCCGCCCCGATTCGTGCTGTTCGCCACCGGGTTCCTCGAGCACGGCTACCGCCGGTTCATCGAGCGCCGGTTGCGCGAGGAGTTCGGGTTCGTCGGCACGCCGATCGAGATCAGCATGCGGGTGCGGGAGAAGCGCAAGAACCGCCGCTGA
- a CDS encoding ParA family protein yields MQPTLDVDTATAGTTPADFPEPAPLASHGPARIIAMCNQKGGVGKTTTTINLGAALAEYGRRVLLVDFDPQGAASAGLGINANELEATIYTALMAPRFDVHDIVHETSVPGLNLVPANIDLSAAEVQLVNEVAREQALARVLRGVSEEYDVILVDCQPSLGLLTVNALTAAHGVIVPLETEFFALRGVALLLETIEKVRDRLNPRLRTDGILATMFDGRTLHAREVLARVREAFGEDVFTTVIGRTIKFPDASVATEPITTYAPSHPGALAYRTLARELVSRGDVA; encoded by the coding sequence GTGCAGCCGACACTTGACGTCGACACGGCGACCGCGGGGACGACGCCCGCCGATTTCCCCGAGCCTGCGCCACTTGCCTCGCACGGGCCCGCGCGCATCATTGCGATGTGCAACCAGAAGGGCGGCGTGGGGAAGACCACGACCACCATCAACCTGGGCGCCGCGTTGGCGGAGTACGGCCGGCGTGTGTTGCTGGTCGACTTCGACCCGCAGGGTGCCGCGTCGGCGGGTCTGGGGATCAACGCCAACGAGCTCGAGGCCACGATCTACACGGCGTTGATGGCGCCACGATTCGATGTGCACGACATCGTCCACGAGACCTCGGTACCGGGCCTGAACCTGGTGCCGGCGAACATCGATCTGTCCGCCGCCGAGGTACAGCTCGTCAACGAGGTCGCCCGGGAGCAGGCGCTGGCCCGGGTGCTTCGTGGCGTGTCGGAGGAGTACGACGTCATCCTCGTGGACTGCCAGCCCTCGCTCGGCCTGCTGACCGTGAACGCGCTCACCGCCGCCCACGGCGTGATCGTGCCGCTGGAGACGGAGTTCTTCGCGCTGCGCGGGGTCGCGCTGCTGCTGGAGACCATCGAGAAGGTGCGCGATCGCCTCAACCCGCGCCTGCGTACGGACGGCATCCTGGCCACCATGTTCGACGGGCGCACCCTGCACGCCCGCGAAGTGCTCGCGCGTGTGCGGGAGGCATTCGGGGAGGACGTGTTCACCACCGTGATCGGGCGCACCATCAAGTTCCCCGATGCCTCGGTGGCCACCGAACCGATCACCACCTACGCGCCCTCGCACCCGGGCGCGCTCGCCTACCGCACGCTCGCCCGTGAACTCGTCTCCCGCGGCGACGTCGCCTGA
- the cmk gene encoding (d)CMP kinase: protein MSGVVVALDGPSGSGKSTVGRHLATTFHLACLDTGAMFRAVAWGCLADGVDLSDHAATERHARDLDITMGLDPDDARVWVREHDITTEIRTDRITTAVTEVATNLGVRAELKRRQRAIIEAERTGGYSGGHGILAEGRDITTVVAPDADVRILLVAGEEARLRRRALETLGRDDAEALEATRALVVTRDQRDSTVSQFLTPAEGVTPLDSSTLSLAETLEAATALVTAGLERLRRE, encoded by the coding sequence ATGAGCGGCGTCGTCGTCGCGCTCGACGGTCCCTCCGGGTCGGGGAAGTCCACGGTCGGGCGGCACCTCGCGACCACCTTCCACCTGGCCTGCCTGGACACCGGCGCGATGTTCCGCGCCGTGGCGTGGGGATGCCTGGCCGACGGCGTGGACCTGAGCGACCACGCCGCCACCGAACGTCACGCCCGCGACCTCGACATCACGATGGGCCTGGACCCCGACGATGCCCGGGTGTGGGTGCGTGAGCACGACATCACCACCGAGATCCGCACCGACCGGATCACGACGGCGGTCACCGAGGTCGCCACCAACCTCGGGGTGCGCGCCGAGCTGAAGCGGCGTCAGCGCGCCATCATCGAGGCCGAGCGCACCGGGGGGTACAGCGGCGGTCACGGCATCCTCGCCGAGGGGCGGGACATCACCACGGTGGTGGCGCCGGATGCCGACGTGCGCATCCTGCTGGTGGCGGGGGAGGAGGCCCGGCTGCGCCGCCGGGCGTTGGAGACCCTAGGCCGCGACGACGCCGAGGCGCTGGAGGCCACGCGCGCCCTGGTGGTCACCCGGGACCAGCGGGACTCCACGGTCTCGCAGTTCCTCACGCCGGCCGAGGGCGTCACCCCGCTGGACTCCTCCACCCTGAGCCTTGCCGAGACCCTCGAGGCCGCCACGGCGCTGGTCACCGCGGGCCTCGAGCGGCTGCGCCGTGAGTAG
- a CDS encoding pseudouridine synthase, protein MSEETSGRIRLQKVLAGAGFGSRRACENLIVDGRVSVNGEVTDQLGSRMDPAVDTLHVDGLRVQLDASSLTLALNKPAGVLSAMSDDRGRPTLAPWVESAGTRLVHVGRLDAETTGLLLLTNDGELAHRLAHPSYEVPKTYVATVRGSVGAGARRALLAGIDLEDGAVRADTFKVLEARANASVVQLSLHSGRNRIVRRMLEAVGHPVTQLTRTQVGAVRLGSLREGETRVVAGTELGTLMAQVGL, encoded by the coding sequence GTGAGCGAGGAGACGAGCGGACGGATCCGCCTGCAGAAGGTACTGGCCGGCGCGGGATTCGGGTCCCGCCGCGCCTGCGAGAACCTGATCGTGGACGGGCGGGTCTCGGTGAACGGCGAGGTGACCGACCAGCTGGGCAGCCGGATGGACCCCGCGGTGGACACGCTGCACGTGGACGGACTGCGGGTCCAGTTGGACGCCTCGAGCCTGACGCTCGCGCTGAACAAGCCCGCGGGGGTGCTCTCGGCGATGTCGGACGACCGCGGCCGCCCCACCCTCGCACCGTGGGTCGAGTCCGCCGGCACCCGCCTGGTGCACGTGGGCCGGTTGGACGCCGAGACCACCGGACTGCTGCTGCTGACCAACGACGGCGAGCTCGCCCATCGTCTCGCGCACCCCTCCTACGAGGTCCCGAAGACCTACGTCGCCACGGTGCGAGGCAGCGTGGGCGCGGGTGCGCGTCGCGCGCTCCTGGCGGGGATCGACCTGGAGGACGGAGCGGTCCGGGCGGACACCTTCAAGGTGCTCGAGGCCCGGGCGAACGCCTCCGTGGTGCAGCTCTCGCTGCACTCCGGGCGCAACCGCATCGTGCGGCGGATGCTGGAGGCCGTGGGGCACCCCGTCACGCAACTGACGCGCACCCAGGTCGGCGCGGTGCGACTCGGCTCGTTGCGCGAGGGGGAGACGCGCGTGGTCGCCGGCACAGAGCTCGGCACGCTGATGGCGCAGGTGGGCCTGTGA
- a CDS encoding prephenate dehydrogenase, whose amino-acid sequence MNPGAGLRDGAAIATAGPVRVIGTGLLGASLGLALARHGVPVQLADASPAASALARDLGAGDLVATADAMPEPALVVVAVPPDVTSDAVAEALRAHPGAVVTDVASVKAVVLAELRAQRERGDLIGSDLARYVGSHPMAGRERSGAAAADPDLFASRPWVIAPHEDSSSAAELAVRTLAVDVGGIPVRMAAGEHDEAVAVVSHVPQVVASLTASLLTDTPTEALGLAGQGLRDVTRIAASDPRLWSAILVGNAGAVAARLARVREEIDTLVAALERAAAEGPLTPGAMAAASAVVRRGNDGVARIPGKHGGVRRTYAEVTVLVPDEPGALGRLFAQVGELDVNIEDFEMEHAPRQRVGLAMLSVMPDAATALEEGLTARGWRVVVA is encoded by the coding sequence GTGAACCCGGGAGCGGGACTGCGCGACGGTGCCGCCATCGCCACCGCGGGACCGGTTCGCGTCATCGGCACGGGACTGCTCGGGGCGAGCCTGGGCCTGGCGTTGGCGCGACACGGCGTTCCCGTGCAGCTCGCGGACGCCTCGCCGGCGGCCTCCGCGCTCGCACGTGACCTCGGGGCCGGCGACCTCGTCGCCACCGCCGATGCGATGCCCGAACCCGCCCTCGTGGTGGTGGCGGTCCCGCCGGATGTGACCAGCGATGCCGTCGCCGAGGCGCTGCGGGCGCATCCGGGCGCCGTGGTCACGGACGTGGCCAGCGTGAAGGCCGTGGTGCTCGCCGAATTGCGCGCGCAACGCGAGCGGGGCGACCTGATCGGGAGCGACCTCGCCCGCTACGTGGGCTCCCACCCGATGGCAGGCCGCGAGCGCTCCGGCGCCGCGGCGGCGGATCCGGACCTGTTCGCCTCCCGGCCGTGGGTGATCGCCCCGCACGAGGACTCCTCGAGCGCGGCCGAGCTCGCCGTGCGCACTCTCGCGGTCGACGTCGGAGGGATCCCGGTGCGGATGGCCGCCGGCGAGCACGACGAAGCCGTGGCGGTCGTCTCGCACGTGCCTCAGGTGGTGGCCTCCCTGACGGCCTCGTTGCTGACCGACACCCCCACCGAGGCGCTCGGCCTGGCCGGGCAGGGCCTGCGGGACGTCACCAGGATCGCTGCCAGTGATCCGCGGCTGTGGTCGGCGATCCTGGTCGGCAACGCCGGTGCGGTCGCGGCCAGGCTGGCCCGGGTGCGCGAGGAGATCGATACCCTGGTGGCGGCGCTGGAGCGCGCGGCCGCCGAGGGTCCCCTCACCCCGGGCGCGATGGCCGCGGCCAGTGCGGTGGTGCGGCGAGGCAATGACGGCGTCGCGCGCATCCCCGGCAAGCACGGCGGCGTGCGGCGTACCTACGCCGAGGTCACCGTGTTGGTGCCGGACGAACCGGGAGCACTCGGGCGGCTGTTCGCCCAGGTTGGAGAGTTGGACGTGAACATCGAGGACTTCGAGATGGAACACGCCCCGCGTCAGCGGGTCGGCCTGGCGATGCTGTCGGTGATGCCCGACGCCGCCACGGCGCTCGAGGAGGGCCTCACCGCCCGCGGCTGGCGTGTGGTGGTCGCATGA
- the xerD gene encoding site-specific tyrosine recombinase XerD, translated as MTRGLTRLLEDYLAHLSVERGVSAHTSAAYRRDLTRYLSYLTAAGHSDITAVDTGGVEQYVEVLRLGSDGGRPLSAASTSRAVVAVRGLHRFAVQEGHREDDPAAGVRPPAGTKRLPKAISVEEVERLLEAASASEGPAGLRDRALLELLYSTGARISEAVTLAVDDLDLDAPEPVVRLFGKGRRVRVVPVGSHATRAVGAYLVRARPSLAARGRGGAVLFLGQRGAPLSRQSAWAVLQASAQRAGLDAHVSPHTLRHSFATHLLAGGADVRVVQELLGHASVTTTQIYTHVTVQTLREVYATSHPRAQG; from the coding sequence GTGACGCGGGGCCTCACCCGGCTCCTGGAGGACTACCTGGCGCACCTGTCGGTGGAGCGCGGGGTGAGTGCCCACACCTCCGCCGCCTACCGCCGCGACCTCACGCGGTACCTGTCCTACCTCACGGCTGCCGGCCACAGCGACATCACCGCGGTGGATACCGGTGGCGTGGAGCAGTACGTCGAGGTCCTGCGGCTCGGTTCCGACGGTGGCCGGCCGCTCTCAGCAGCCTCCACCTCCCGCGCCGTGGTCGCCGTGCGCGGTCTGCACCGGTTCGCCGTGCAGGAGGGACACCGTGAGGACGACCCGGCCGCCGGGGTGCGCCCGCCGGCTGGGACCAAGCGGTTGCCGAAGGCGATCAGTGTGGAGGAGGTCGAGCGTCTCCTGGAGGCGGCGTCCGCCAGCGAGGGTCCCGCGGGACTACGCGATCGCGCGCTCCTGGAACTGCTCTATTCCACCGGGGCGCGGATCTCCGAGGCGGTCACCCTGGCGGTGGACGATCTCGACCTCGACGCGCCCGAGCCGGTGGTCCGGCTCTTCGGTAAGGGCCGACGGGTCCGCGTGGTGCCGGTCGGCTCCCACGCCACGCGTGCCGTCGGGGCCTACCTCGTGCGGGCGCGGCCCAGCCTTGCTGCCCGTGGCCGTGGGGGAGCGGTCCTGTTCCTCGGTCAGCGCGGCGCGCCGCTGTCCCGGCAGTCCGCGTGGGCCGTGCTGCAGGCATCAGCGCAGCGTGCCGGTCTGGACGCGCACGTCTCCCCGCACACCCTGCGGCACTCCTTCGCCACGCACCTGCTGGCCGGGGGCGCGGACGTGCGGGTGGTCCAGGAGCTCCTCGGGCACGCCTCGGTCACCACCACCCAGATCTACACCCACGTCACGGTGCAGACCCTGCGCGAGGTCTACGCCACCTCCCATCCCCGCGCACAGGGCTGA
- a CDS encoding heme o synthase, whose amino-acid sequence MGVDRGPRRKDCHVAHTDSRPARVTSGAPGRVTHTPGTVGHRPTWRGRLAAYVSLTKPRVIELLLVTTVPTMILAADGWPGLWLVVATLVGGAVAAGSANALNCVFDRDIDAKMGRTKRRPLVTGEISPRAGTIFGLTLGVVSIAWFALLVNVVAAALTLAAILLYVVGYTMILKRRTSQNIVWGGAAGCMPVVIGWSAVTGSLAWPALVLFGIIFLWTPPHYWPLSMRFRADYEAAGVPMLPVVASQRRVAAEMLGYAVAMVACSLLLTPVAGMSWVYTVVAAAAGAWFLVMCVRLMRLASRPETERTAGRAPAMAVFHASITYLTLVFAAVAVDPFLPW is encoded by the coding sequence ATGGGGGTGGACCGCGGACCCAGACGGAAGGACTGCCACGTGGCGCACACGGACTCCCGGCCCGCACGGGTGACTTCCGGCGCCCCCGGGAGGGTCACGCACACGCCCGGGACGGTCGGTCATCGGCCCACGTGGCGTGGCCGGCTCGCGGCGTACGTTTCGCTGACCAAGCCCCGCGTGATCGAGCTCCTGCTCGTGACGACGGTCCCCACCATGATCCTCGCCGCGGACGGCTGGCCAGGGCTGTGGCTGGTGGTGGCGACCCTCGTCGGTGGCGCCGTGGCCGCCGGCTCGGCGAACGCGCTCAACTGCGTCTTCGATCGTGACATCGACGCGAAGATGGGCCGCACCAAGCGCCGCCCGCTGGTCACGGGGGAGATCTCGCCCCGTGCCGGGACGATCTTCGGCCTCACCCTGGGTGTGGTCTCGATCGCCTGGTTCGCCCTCCTGGTCAACGTGGTGGCCGCGGCACTCACGCTGGCCGCGATCCTGCTCTACGTCGTGGGCTACACCATGATCCTGAAGCGGCGCACATCCCAGAACATCGTGTGGGGCGGAGCTGCAGGCTGCATGCCAGTCGTGATCGGGTGGTCGGCGGTCACCGGCTCGCTGGCCTGGCCCGCCCTGGTGCTGTTCGGGATCATCTTCCTGTGGACACCCCCGCACTACTGGCCCCTGTCCATGAGGTTCCGTGCCGACTACGAGGCGGCCGGCGTGCCGATGCTGCCGGTGGTGGCATCGCAACGTAGGGTGGCTGCCGAGATGCTCGGGTACGCGGTCGCGATGGTCGCCTGCAGCCTGCTGCTGACCCCGGTCGCCGGGATGTCCTGGGTGTACACGGTGGTCGCGGCGGCTGCCGGTGCGTGGTTCCTGGTGATGTGCGTTCGTCTGATGCGGCTGGCCTCCCGCCCGGAGACCGAGCGCACCGCCGGGCGTGCACCGGCCATGGCGGTCTTCCACGCCTCGATCACCTACTTGACGCTGGTGTTCGCCGCGGTCGCCGTGGACCCGTTCCTGCCGTGGTGA
- a CDS encoding lysophospholipid acyltransferase family protein, whose product MSRAQRHYGRDVTPGDIRRWGPRWSRHVGAFLDHVWWNTRVVGAEHIPASGRVLIAPNHTGIVDGPVVHGALPRGSHFLVKEEFFTSRLGFLMELSGQIPVDRSQGHPALVTAQALLEEDRVVGVFPEGTRGRGDVASARAGIAWLAAHTGSPIVPCAVLGTRPDGTPRGHVPRPRSRLHVEFGPAIPAPPDSSRRSVAQTMATLRAAMVELLADAQARTGMRLPADAAEAPPPAV is encoded by the coding sequence GTGAGTAGGGCACAGCGGCACTACGGCCGCGACGTCACCCCGGGCGACATCCGGCGGTGGGGACCGCGCTGGTCGCGTCACGTCGGGGCGTTCCTGGACCACGTCTGGTGGAACACCCGTGTGGTGGGTGCGGAGCACATCCCGGCGAGCGGACGGGTGCTGATCGCCCCCAATCACACCGGCATCGTGGACGGACCCGTGGTCCACGGCGCCCTGCCCCGGGGTTCGCACTTCCTCGTGAAGGAGGAGTTCTTCACCTCCCGGCTCGGGTTCCTCATGGAGCTCTCGGGGCAGATCCCGGTGGACCGCAGCCAGGGGCACCCGGCGCTCGTGACCGCGCAGGCGCTCCTGGAGGAGGACCGCGTGGTGGGGGTCTTCCCGGAGGGCACCCGCGGCCGCGGCGACGTCGCCTCCGCCCGCGCGGGCATCGCGTGGCTCGCCGCCCACACCGGGAGCCCGATCGTGCCGTGCGCGGTGCTGGGTACCCGGCCGGACGGCACGCCCCGCGGCCACGTGCCCCGGCCCCGCTCCCGCCTGCACGTGGAGTTCGGGCCCGCGATCCCCGCCCCGCCGGATTCCTCGCGCCGGTCGGTGGCCCAGACGATGGCCACGCTGCGGGCCGCCATGGTGGAGTTGCTGGCCGATGCCCAGGCCCGCACCGGGATGCGGCTGCCGGCGGATGCTGCCGAGGCGCCACCGCCCGCGGTGTGA
- a CDS encoding dihydrolipoyl dehydrogenase family protein — MNTYDVIVIGAGPVGENAADRAVQGGLSAVIVEAELVGGECSYWACMPTKALLRPGHALAAARAVPGAREVTAERIDAAASLAYRDSFASHWKDDGQVSWLSGAGIDLVRGRGRLAGERTVEVVRDGEDPLVLTARHAVVLATGSRPTIPPVPGLAEASPWTNREAISAESVPERVLIIGGGVVGSEFATAFTDLGSRVTMLVRGERLLERNEPFAGEAVAASLREMGADVRLGTSAERVERGQDGVVRATLGSGEVIEADEVVVATGRRPAPPEGAPERVQVDEAMRVLDDDGAPLGWLWAVGDVNGRALLTHQGKYQARAAGDAIAAIASGRALDDAPWGAHVATADHDAVPQVTFTRPEVASVGLSAAQATERFGEQRVKAVDYNLGWVAGAAVFAQGYTGQARLVVDTERSVVLGATFVGADVGELVQAATMAVVGEIPVHRLWHAVPAYPTISEIWLRLLEELGRDSALTR, encoded by the coding sequence ATGAACACCTATGACGTCATCGTGATCGGGGCCGGCCCCGTCGGGGAGAACGCGGCCGACCGCGCCGTCCAGGGCGGACTGAGCGCCGTCATCGTGGAGGCCGAACTGGTGGGCGGCGAGTGCTCCTACTGGGCGTGCATGCCCACCAAGGCCCTGCTGCGCCCCGGGCACGCCCTCGCGGCGGCCCGGGCGGTCCCCGGCGCCCGGGAGGTCACCGCCGAGCGGATCGACGCCGCGGCGAGCCTGGCCTACCGGGACTCCTTCGCCTCGCACTGGAAGGACGACGGTCAGGTCTCCTGGCTGTCCGGCGCCGGTATCGACCTGGTGCGCGGTCGTGGCCGGCTGGCCGGGGAACGCACGGTCGAGGTGGTGCGCGACGGCGAGGATCCGCTGGTGCTCACCGCTCGCCACGCGGTGGTGCTCGCCACCGGCAGCCGCCCCACGATCCCGCCCGTCCCGGGCCTGGCCGAGGCCTCGCCGTGGACCAACCGGGAGGCGATCTCGGCCGAGAGCGTGCCCGAGCGCGTGCTGATCATCGGCGGCGGCGTGGTCGGCAGCGAGTTCGCGACGGCGTTCACGGACCTGGGCAGCCGGGTCACGATGCTCGTGCGCGGTGAGCGGCTGCTGGAACGCAACGAACCGTTCGCGGGCGAGGCCGTGGCGGCCTCCCTGCGCGAGATGGGCGCGGACGTGCGCCTGGGCACGAGCGCCGAGCGGGTGGAGCGCGGGCAGGACGGCGTGGTCCGTGCCACGCTCGGCTCGGGCGAGGTCATCGAGGCCGACGAGGTCGTCGTGGCCACCGGGCGCCGCCCCGCCCCGCCCGAGGGCGCACCCGAGCGGGTGCAGGTGGACGAGGCGATGCGGGTGCTCGACGACGACGGCGCGCCGCTGGGGTGGCTGTGGGCCGTGGGCGACGTGAACGGGAGGGCGCTGCTGACCCACCAGGGCAAGTACCAGGCGCGCGCCGCGGGAGACGCGATCGCGGCGATCGCCTCCGGCCGCGCCCTGGACGACGCCCCGTGGGGGGCCCACGTCGCCACCGCCGACCATGACGCCGTGCCGCAGGTCACCTTCACCCGACCCGAGGTGGCCTCGGTCGGGCTGAGCGCCGCGCAGGCCACCGAGCGGTTCGGCGAGCAGCGCGTGAAGGCCGTCGACTACAACCTGGGCTGGGTCGCCGGAGCCGCGGTCTTCGCGCAGGGCTACACCGGCCAGGCCCGCCTGGTGGTGGACACCGAGCGGTCGGTGGTGCTCGGCGCCACGTTCGTGGGCGCGGACGTGGGCGAACTCGTGCAGGCCGCCACCATGGCGGTGGTGGGCGAGATCCCCGTGCACCGGTTGTGGCACGCGGTCCCCGCCTACCCCACGATCAGCGAGATCTGGCTGCGCCTGCTGGAGGAGCTCGGCCGGGACAGCGCGCTCACGCGCTGA